The Mycoplasmopsis equigenitalium genome contains a region encoding:
- a CDS encoding amidohydrolase, giving the protein MSLLAKLLTKIEEKKEELIKIRHHLHANPEVSFKEFKTAKFIKDFYANKDVIFSRPLSSNNLGFTITIDSKKPGKTILIRADFDGLPIKETTTLSYKSKNGAMHACGHDVHTAYLMILADVLIEFKNELKGKIVIMHQHAEETPPGGAKEMIEAGLLENIDYALGIHVLGNYETGEVYFRFNEAQQARDKYEICIIGKGGHGSQPEKANDAIVAASYLVTALQTIISRRISSNDRAVLSVGSFAGEGTFNIIQEKVNLECDVRYAKDEIGELIAEEINKIAKGFALALSLKIKVKRQIDYPVLVNNNELTDLALKSLKEANLPEIKAVNELGDILSASEDFAYVANKVPSCFFYVGGGIKNHLS; this is encoded by the coding sequence ATGAGTTTATTAGCTAAATTATTAACTAAAATTGAAGAGAAAAAGGAAGAATTAATTAAGATTCGCCACCATTTACACGCTAACCCGGAAGTTAGTTTTAAAGAATTTAAAACCGCAAAATTTATAAAAGATTTTTACGCAAATAAAGATGTAATATTTTCACGACCTTTATCTAGTAATAATTTGGGTTTTACTATAACAATAGATTCTAAAAAACCAGGAAAAACTATTTTAATTAGGGCAGATTTTGACGGTTTACCAATCAAGGAAACTACAACTTTGTCTTATAAATCAAAAAATGGTGCTATGCATGCTTGTGGCCATGATGTGCACACGGCGTATTTAATGATTTTGGCTGATGTTTTAATCGAGTTTAAAAACGAGTTAAAAGGTAAGATTGTTATTATGCATCAACACGCTGAAGAAACACCACCAGGTGGTGCTAAAGAAATGATTGAAGCGGGTTTATTAGAAAATATTGATTATGCCTTAGGAATTCATGTTTTAGGCAATTATGAAACTGGAGAGGTATATTTCCGCTTCAATGAAGCACAACAAGCGCGTGATAAATATGAGATTTGCATTATTGGTAAAGGTGGGCATGGTTCGCAACCTGAAAAAGCCAATGATGCTATTGTTGCAGCATCTTACTTAGTAACTGCTTTACAAACAATCATTAGTCGCCGGATTTCATCAAATGATCGTGCCGTTTTGAGTGTGGGTTCATTTGCGGGCGAGGGTACATTTAATATTATTCAAGAAAAAGTAAATTTAGAGTGTGATGTTAGATATGCAAAGGATGAAATAGGTGAATTAATTGCTGAAGAAATTAATAAAATAGCAAAAGGGTTTGCCTTAGCGTTAAGTCTTAAAATTAAAGTTAAGCGTCAAATTGATTATCCGGTTTTAGTTAATAATAATGAACTTACAGATTTAGCACTCAAGTCATTAAAAGAAGCAAATTTACCAGAAATAAAAGCAGTAAATGAATTGGGAGATATTTTGTCAGCAAGCGAGGATTTTGCTTATGTAGCAAATAAAGTTCCAAGCTGTTTCTTTTATGTTGGTGGCGGCATAAAGAATCATCTTTCATAG
- the rplQ gene encoding 50S ribosomal protein L17 produces MANPKQLYRRNTTWRHGVMRSLTTDVLRYGKITTTITRAKELRKHVDKMITKAKTNTLASRRQAAAFLRNVNVSEKETILQHLFSKIGPKYAKRNGGYTRIIKLPRRLGDNTRMAVIELV; encoded by the coding sequence ATGGCTAATCCAAAACAACTTTATCGCCGTAACACAACATGAAGACACGGAGTGATGCGTTCATTAACTACTGATGTGTTAAGATACGGTAAAATCACCACAACCATTACTAGAGCAAAAGAACTTCGTAAACATGTTGATAAAATGATTACAAAAGCTAAAACTAACACTTTGGCTTCAAGAAGACAAGCAGCAGCATTCTTAAGAAATGTGAATGTTAGTGAAAAAGAAACCATTCTACAACACTTATTTAGCAAAATAGGGCCTAAATATGCAAAACGTAATGGTGGTTACACAAGAATTATTAAATTACCACGTCGTCTTGGTGACAACACAAGAATGGCAGTAATCGAACTTGTTTAA
- a CDS encoding DUF262 domain-containing protein: MIIKNESLSNEYIKIYSLKDEKISFPIFQRPYSWKIEQIEAIKEDLLKGIENKDCDFYLLDFICYKNNDKLMIADGQQRLVTINNLIKAIKDHINEKELKNISIEMFNLSYDIYEQNKKYKDHFINNVIKNPFKKIYLNFKSFLLNHEDKIREIIDIIKNRMYIYKKICKNADDAFSIFQQINSGGKPLQKDDILATALNHGAKKFDVKIENKIPKLTQKTLAYYKHKTQNITKTIGPIEMFAFLNQHVINNEDDFKNFNTIISNLKEIDNDPITTVIKDMNRPAILDVLYALHIKNKLPLKYDHPFFQKIIFPLMMVSIVFSFKKVNPSKFLQIIQEIIKEINTGTAAEKISKLLINKINNDEVTLKIDFDEFKNKLGDPKIKPQYKKALLLLGIIMKNNALKVDTKNINLEHIFPQNPNSDWIMIGGWPTDSEEKNKLIENIGNMFLLPEACNKRIKNEYVDQKKSAYEKAWKNDEVLKNTEINKINIDEFETEKEKYIYKRQEKIAHIIYDNFPFAQIMIKKDQ, translated from the coding sequence ATGATTATTAAAAATGAAAGCCTTTCTAATGAATATATAAAAATTTATAGTTTAAAAGATGAAAAAATATCATTTCCAATTTTTCAACGTCCTTATTCTTGAAAAATCGAACAAATCGAAGCAATAAAAGAAGATTTACTCAAGGGTATAGAAAATAAAGATTGTGATTTTTACTTACTTGATTTTATTTGTTACAAAAACAACGATAAACTAATGATTGCTGATGGACAACAAAGACTTGTGACAATAAATAATTTAATTAAAGCAATCAAGGACCACATAAATGAAAAAGAACTAAAAAATATTAGCATAGAGATGTTTAATTTAAGTTACGATATATATGAGCAAAATAAAAAATACAAAGACCATTTTATTAATAATGTAATTAAAAATCCTTTTAAAAAAATTTATTTGAATTTTAAAAGTTTTTTATTAAATCACGAAGACAAAATAAGAGAAATCATTGACATTATTAAAAACAGAATGTACATATATAAAAAAATATGTAAGAACGCGGACGATGCGTTTAGTATATTTCAACAAATAAATAGTGGTGGAAAACCACTACAAAAAGATGATATCTTGGCAACTGCGCTAAATCATGGTGCTAAAAAATTTGATGTTAAAATAGAGAATAAAATACCAAAACTAACGCAAAAAACGTTAGCTTATTACAAACACAAAACACAAAATATCACGAAAACTATAGGTCCTATCGAAATGTTTGCTTTTTTAAATCAACACGTCATAAATAACGAAGATGATTTTAAAAATTTTAATACGATTATTTCTAATTTAAAAGAAATTGATAACGACCCCATTACAACGGTTATCAAAGATATGAATAGACCCGCAATCTTAGATGTATTATATGCGTTACACATAAAGAATAAATTACCATTAAAATATGACCATCCTTTTTTTCAAAAAATAATATTTCCATTAATGATGGTAAGTATTGTTTTTTCTTTCAAAAAAGTTAACCCATCCAAATTTTTACAAATAATTCAAGAAATAATAAAAGAAATAAATACAGGAACGGCGGCAGAAAAAATATCTAAATTATTAATAAACAAAATCAATAACGATGAAGTAACGTTAAAAATTGATTTTGATGAATTTAAAAATAAATTAGGAGATCCAAAAATAAAACCTCAATATAAAAAAGCATTACTTCTTCTTGGCATAATCATGAAAAACAACGCTTTAAAAGTGGACACTAAAAATATAAATCTTGAGCATATATTCCCGCAAAATCCAAATTCTGATTGAATAATGATAGGAGGTTGACCAACTGATTCGGAAGAAAAAAATAAACTAATTGAAAATATCGGAAATATGTTTCTTCTTCCTGAAGCATGCAACAAAAGAATTAAAAATGAATATGTTGATCAAAAAAAATCGGCATATGAAAAAGCCTGAAAAAATGATGAAGTTTTAAAAAACACTGAAATTAATAAAATCAATATAGATGAATTTGAAACTGAAAAAGAAAAATATATCTATAAAAGACAAGAAAAAATAGCACACATAATATATGATAATTTTCCCTTTGCACAAATAATGATTAAAAAAGATCAATAG
- the rsmD gene encoding 16S rRNA (guanine(966)-N(2))-methyltransferase RsmD: MIRIISGKYRHRLIKQPKLDSARPTQDRVKEVVFNSLRFKENKKLFLDLFAGCGSIGIEAISNGFEKTHFIEIDKNNATIIKQNLTNLQIQNYELFQENATFFLEKCKFKYDVIYLDPPYLETKLLNDVIHQIYTKKLLKNDGILIVETRFEEQINTDGFNKLKTKKFGQNKVLFLAYLN; the protein is encoded by the coding sequence ATGATTAGAATAATTTCTGGCAAGTATCGCCATCGTTTAATTAAGCAGCCAAAATTGGACTCTGCTCGTCCCACACAAGATCGAGTAAAAGAAGTAGTTTTTAACAGCTTAAGATTTAAAGAAAATAAAAAACTTTTTTTAGACCTTTTTGCCGGTTGTGGTTCAATTGGAATCGAAGCAATTAGCAATGGATTTGAAAAAACACATTTTATCGAAATTGATAAAAATAATGCAACAATTATCAAACAAAATTTAACAAATTTACAAATACAAAACTATGAACTTTTTCAAGAAAACGCAACGTTTTTTCTTGAAAAATGTAAATTTAAGTATGACGTTATCTACTTAGATCCGCCATATCTAGAAACCAAATTACTCAATGATGTTATACATCAAATTTATACAAAAAAACTATTAAAAAATGATGGCATCTTAATTGTCGAAACGCGTTTTGAAGAACAAATAAATACAGATGGTTTTAATAAGTTAAAAACTAAAAAGTTTGGACAAAATAAAGTCTTATTTCTAGCCTACTTAAACTAA
- the rpsK gene encoding 30S ribosomal protein S11 translates to MAAPKSKAKVVKKVKSKNITSGIAHIHSTHQNTIVTFTDLKGNVIAWSSSGAIGYKGTKKKTPYAAGLAAAAASESAKEHGIKEVKVELKGLGSGKDAARKQIEVSGITVKEIKDVTPVPHNGTRPPKKVLKRLKAR, encoded by the coding sequence ATGGCAGCACCTAAATCAAAAGCAAAAGTTGTTAAAAAAGTTAAAAGCAAAAACATTACTTCTGGTATTGCCCACATCCACTCAACCCACCAAAACACCATTGTGACCTTTACTGATTTAAAAGGTAATGTTATTGCTTGAAGCAGTTCAGGAGCAATTGGTTATAAAGGAACCAAGAAAAAAACTCCTTATGCTGCTGGTCTAGCTGCTGCTGCAGCCAGTGAATCAGCTAAAGAACACGGCATTAAAGAAGTAAAAGTTGAACTTAAAGGTCTAGGTTCGGGTAAAGATGCTGCGCGTAAACAAATTGAAGTTTCAGGCATTACTGTTAAAGAAATTAAAGATGTTACTCCAGTTCCTCACAACGGAACCAGACCACCTAAAAAAGTACTTAAAAGATTAAAAGCAAGATAG
- the def gene encoding peptide deformylase, which produces MFEVKLVELPAKVLRRISKEVSLPLSEEDDLLAQKMIYHVTDSQQPNTKFRPAVGVAAVQYGIEKRMFYFRVPDENNKIIVEDLLINPKYIAKSDQMIAISVGEGCLSVNEKYPNQEGYIYRPARVVVTGYSYLSKKEVTHDLVGYPAVVCGHEMDHLDGKLFVDRINKKNPWKKIKDAFYI; this is translated from the coding sequence ATGTTTGAAGTTAAATTAGTAGAATTACCAGCTAAGGTGTTAAGAAGAATTTCGAAAGAAGTTAGCTTACCTTTATCAGAAGAAGATGATTTGTTAGCGCAAAAAATGATTTACCATGTAACTGATTCGCAACAACCAAACACTAAATTTCGACCAGCAGTCGGGGTCGCAGCAGTACAATATGGGATTGAAAAGCGAATGTTCTATTTTCGTGTACCCGACGAAAATAATAAGATTATCGTTGAAGATTTACTAATTAATCCTAAGTATATTGCTAAAAGCGACCAAATGATTGCTATCTCGGTAGGTGAAGGTTGTTTATCAGTTAATGAAAAATACCCTAATCAAGAGGGGTATATTTATCGTCCTGCGCGTGTAGTCGTAACTGGTTATTCATACTTAAGTAAAAAAGAAGTGACACATGACTTGGTTGGTTATCCTGCTGTTGTGTGTGGTCACGAAATGGATCATCTTGATGGAAAACTTTTTGTTGATCGAATTAACAAGAAAAATCCTTGAAAGAAGATTAAGGACGCTTTTTACATTTAG
- a CDS encoding DNA adenine methylase, translating into MITYLGNKRSFLVSIEEILKTILKELNKEKLDVFDAFSGSGIVSRFLKRYSTNLYTNDLENYCETLNKCYLKNENEIDLNQLDMYYDEISQKLENEPLFDNGFIYKLYAPHDDKNIKENDRVFYTSRNAKYLDTARQYIEKVPEPYKSLLLGPLLYEASTKNNTAGIFKGFYKNSDTKTGQFGGNGKYALNRITSDIKIKKPVLSKFNTNVHVFKGDANEICKQIPKIDLAYIDPPYNQHPYGSNYFMLNLINDYIEPSPSKISKVSGIPQNWNKSKYNTKSSALKQMEKLCKDTKASYLLISYNSEGFIQIDELEKILKKIGDVKIKSFNYITYRGSRNLKNRKPYVEEYLILVHKKEIL; encoded by the coding sequence ATAATTACTTATTTAGGAAATAAGCGTTCTTTTCTCGTATCAATAGAAGAAATTTTAAAAACAATTTTAAAAGAATTAAATAAAGAAAAACTCGATGTGTTTGATGCTTTTTCGGGTTCGGGAATTGTTTCAAGATTTTTAAAACGATACTCTACTAATCTTTACACAAATGATTTAGAAAATTATTGCGAAACATTAAATAAATGTTATTTAAAAAACGAAAATGAAATTGATTTAAATCAACTTGATATGTACTACGATGAAATCAGTCAAAAGCTCGAAAATGAGCCGCTTTTTGATAATGGTTTTATTTATAAACTTTATGCTCCTCATGATGATAAAAATATAAAAGAAAATGATAGAGTCTTTTACACTTCTCGTAATGCAAAATATTTGGATACTGCTAGACAATACATCGAAAAAGTTCCCGAGCCTTATAAATCATTACTTTTAGGACCATTATTATATGAAGCATCAACAAAAAATAACACTGCCGGAATTTTTAAAGGTTTTTATAAAAATTCAGATACAAAAACTGGTCAATTTGGTGGTAATGGCAAATATGCGTTAAATAGAATTACGAGTGATATCAAAATTAAAAAGCCTGTTTTAAGTAAGTTTAATACTAATGTTCACGTTTTTAAAGGTGATGCTAATGAAATTTGTAAACAAATACCCAAAATCGATTTAGCTTACATCGACCCCCCATATAATCAGCATCCGTATGGTTCAAACTATTTTATGTTGAATTTAATAAATGATTATATCGAACCATCACCATCGAAAATTTCAAAAGTTTCTGGTATACCACAAAATTGGAACAAATCAAAGTATAATACGAAAAGTTCTGCACTAAAGCAAATGGAGAAATTGTGCAAGGATACTAAAGCATCATATCTTTTAATTTCATACAATTCAGAAGGATTTATACAAATAGACGAATTAGAAAAAATATTGAAAAAAATTGGCGATGTTAAAATAAAAAGTTTTAATTACATTACTTACAGAGGATCTAGAAATTTAAAAAATAGAAAGCCTTATGTTGAAGAATATTTAATTTTAGTGCATAAAAAGGAGATATTGTAA
- a CDS encoding DNA-directed RNA polymerase subunit alpha, whose translation MDKYTKLKYRETKEKSISEYQSQFTIQPLERGLGNTIGVALRRTLLSSISGIAPFAIRIANVRHEFETLPGVVEDITRLILNVRKLNFSYNPELFKDGDIVKVTFKADKAGRQTYTGDDLTITGEGGVQVVNRETEIATADKGKLEFELFLTSGRGFKSFEENKELVEEKSAKLATSNSAFQTAKIIAVDSDFSPIKNVSISVEELNSASVKIEEKLTVDITTNNTVTAKDVLSQAAQILIAHFQVIGNVENLEEIDVFATESTKVTESTSNSLELSELNLSPRSSNSLRRHGITTINQLTQMTFEELKQVKNLGALSTKEIVDKLKEHGLELQKGEQ comes from the coding sequence ATGGATAAATACACAAAACTTAAATACCGTGAGACTAAAGAAAAATCAATTTCTGAGTACCAATCACAATTTACCATCCAACCCCTTGAAAGAGGACTAGGGAACACAATTGGTGTCGCCCTTCGTCGTACCCTTTTATCTTCAATTTCAGGTATTGCACCATTTGCAATTCGTATCGCAAATGTGCGTCACGAATTTGAAACCTTACCAGGTGTTGTTGAAGATATTACTAGATTAATTCTTAACGTACGTAAACTTAATTTCTCGTACAACCCAGAATTATTTAAAGATGGCGACATTGTTAAAGTTACTTTTAAAGCCGACAAAGCCGGTCGTCAAACATATACTGGTGATGATTTAACTATTACTGGTGAAGGCGGTGTTCAAGTTGTAAACCGTGAAACCGAAATTGCTACCGCCGATAAAGGCAAACTTGAATTCGAGTTATTCTTAACTTCTGGTCGTGGTTTTAAATCATTTGAAGAGAACAAAGAACTTGTTGAAGAAAAATCAGCTAAATTAGCAACCAGCAATTCAGCATTTCAAACTGCAAAAATTATTGCTGTTGATAGTGATTTTTCACCAATTAAAAATGTTAGCATCAGTGTCGAAGAACTTAACTCTGCTTCAGTAAAAATTGAAGAAAAGCTAACTGTTGATATCACTACCAACAATACTGTAACAGCTAAAGATGTGTTATCACAAGCAGCACAAATTCTTATTGCTCACTTCCAAGTAATTGGTAATGTTGAAAACCTTGAAGAAATCGATGTTTTTGCTACAGAAAGTACCAAAGTTACTGAATCAACATCAAATTCGCTTGAACTCAGCGAACTTAATCTTTCGCCACGAAGCAGTAACTCACTCCGTAGACATGGTATTACTACAATTAACCAACTTACCCAAATGACATTCGAAGAACTAAAACAAGTTAAGAACCTTGGTGCATTATCAACAAAAGAAATTGTTGACAAACTTAAAGAACATGGACTTGAACTACAAAAAGGAGAACAATAA
- the uvrC gene encoding excinuclease ABC subunit UvrC, giving the protein MKTESPFDINLLTNVPAAPGIYLWKNKFDEVIYVGKAINLKKRMMQYFKGSINSYKTTSMLKHIYGFEFIISKNEKDALLLEQSYIKKLRPKYNILLMDDRSYPYLKIKQKDNGLSFTKIYTPTKDDETTIIVGPFVPSFGASKLGKILESIVCTENGLFIKRKDNEFWKTKFEQAKNILKNIKTFKNELVAKEETYATKYMFEESNRIKKVLNAISDFESKQFFILNKVDNFDAFCFKQNNDKFYVQGIFYRNGLQVGQIFENGNSSADLKTATESFLKHFYTRYLLPKYVVLNEDFQNPNLDIMDTKFLFPQKGELKAVMNYLEDSIKINIETYLQSENEIRNSLTDIANDLNIEKLANFVILDISHTGQENKIGAVNFYLNGKEYKPLHRYYKLSSNSTDDFTLMRKTINNIIEYKMLKNIEIDVIFVDGGKPQITAIKDILKTNNIDINVVGLVKNDAHMTSHIIFNNKEIYLTNQSSLDYLRRIQEQVDARAKIKLNKANHKLIMTDSLKEIPNINEQKIKQLLNYFKSYENIKNASLKELEETLSKKDAKNVYEHFLFKK; this is encoded by the coding sequence ATGAAAACCGAAAGCCCATTTGATATTAATTTGCTAACAAATGTCCCTGCTGCTCCAGGGATTTATTTATGAAAAAATAAATTTGATGAAGTTATTTATGTTGGAAAAGCAATCAATTTAAAAAAACGTATGATGCAATACTTCAAAGGCAGTATTAATTCTTACAAAACTACATCAATGCTAAAACATATTTATGGTTTCGAGTTTATTATTTCCAAAAATGAAAAAGATGCCTTATTACTAGAACAAAGCTATATAAAAAAATTACGACCAAAATATAACATCTTACTAATGGATGATCGTTCTTATCCATACTTGAAAATTAAACAAAAAGATAATGGACTATCATTTACAAAAATTTATACACCAACCAAAGATGATGAAACAACCATTATTGTCGGACCTTTTGTTCCAAGTTTTGGTGCTAGCAAATTAGGTAAAATTCTAGAATCAATTGTTTGTACTGAAAACGGGTTGTTTATAAAACGCAAAGATAATGAATTTTGAAAAACAAAATTTGAACAGGCAAAAAATATCTTAAAAAATATTAAAACCTTTAAAAATGAACTCGTAGCCAAAGAAGAAACATATGCTACAAAATATATGTTTGAAGAATCAAACCGTATTAAAAAAGTATTAAATGCGATTAGTGATTTTGAAAGTAAGCAATTTTTTATACTTAACAAAGTAGATAATTTTGATGCTTTTTGCTTTAAACAAAATAACGATAAATTTTACGTGCAGGGAATTTTCTACCGTAATGGATTACAGGTGGGACAAATCTTCGAAAATGGCAATTCTAGCGCTGATCTTAAAACGGCGACAGAAAGTTTTTTAAAACATTTCTATACCCGTTATTTATTGCCTAAATACGTTGTGCTCAACGAGGATTTTCAGAATCCTAATTTAGACATAATGGATACAAAATTTTTGTTTCCTCAAAAAGGCGAATTAAAAGCTGTGATGAATTACTTAGAAGATTCAATAAAAATTAATATTGAAACATATCTGCAAAGCGAAAACGAAATCCGCAATTCATTAACAGATATTGCTAATGATTTAAATATTGAAAAACTTGCTAATTTTGTTATTTTGGATATTTCTCACACGGGCCAGGAAAATAAAATTGGTGCTGTAAATTTTTATTTGAACGGCAAAGAATATAAACCTCTTCATCGCTACTATAAATTAAGCAGCAATTCAACAGACGATTTTACTCTAATGCGAAAAACAATAAACAATATAATTGAGTATAAAATGTTGAAAAACATAGAAATAGATGTAATTTTTGTTGATGGAGGAAAACCGCAAATTACTGCTATAAAAGATATATTAAAGACTAACAACATTGATATAAATGTTGTTGGTTTAGTTAAAAATGATGCTCATATGACTAGTCATATTATTTTTAATAATAAAGAAATTTACTTAACTAATCAAAGCTCACTTGATTATTTAAGAAGAATTCAAGAGCAAGTTGATGCTCGCGCTAAAATTAAATTAAACAAAGCAAACCACAAACTAATTATGACTGATTCACTCAAAGAAATACCAAATATTAACGAACAAAAAATAAAACAATTATTAAATTATTTTAAAAGCTATGAAAATATTAAAAATGCATCACTAAAAGAGTTGGAGGAAACGCTTTCAAAAAAAGATGCTAAAAACGTTTATGAACACTTTTTGTTTAAGAAATAA
- a CDS encoding YitT family protein, producing the protein MNQKKTTMRVAFRDRLYLFKSMYKLTKLWKKSLVTILLSFFTAIVAVFLIQNTGMYIPGLEAISQGFGRLAYFLMRKNGYSKDTSYLVFTLLFWGINCFFNIPLIIFSWKKISKEFSFLSLLYIVFNSVFAAAFSLIPHIKDVYIFSHLDENLPAAMQQYDFNFVSWTYPNDAYKQLSVFLYMLIWGAYFAINCTILLIVNSSTGGPDFIGVYIAKTKYKDFGTVLTICNLIFFIVGYIMGSYIPVSENIKLHNITEYNVSAYDISLLFSPSMLAAISMSLLFSALLNNLFPKYSLVRAEIYTTKANEIRNHIIEHHKPYTLTIYEATGGYNNQSQTVIVTTCMYLDTDDLLEIIRSYDPNSFFTISKIKKVDGYVYVYKDN; encoded by the coding sequence ATGAACCAAAAAAAGACAACAATGCGTGTCGCCTTCCGCGATCGGCTATATTTATTTAAAAGTATGTATAAATTAACCAAACTTTGAAAAAAGTCTTTGGTAACAATTTTACTTAGTTTTTTTACCGCAATTGTAGCAGTATTTTTAATCCAAAACACCGGAATGTATATTCCTGGCCTTGAAGCAATTTCGCAAGGTTTTGGTCGTTTAGCATATTTTTTAATGCGTAAAAATGGTTACTCGAAAGATACATCATATTTAGTTTTCACCTTGCTTTTTTGAGGAATCAATTGTTTTTTCAACATTCCATTAATTATTTTTAGTTGAAAAAAAATCTCTAAAGAATTTAGTTTTCTTTCACTACTTTACATTGTTTTCAACTCAGTGTTCGCTGCGGCATTTTCGCTAATCCCTCACATCAAAGATGTTTACATTTTTAGCCATTTAGATGAAAATCTACCAGCAGCAATGCAACAATATGATTTTAATTTTGTGTCTTGAACATATCCAAACGACGCTTACAAACAACTTTCTGTATTTTTATACATGTTAATTTGAGGTGCGTATTTTGCAATTAACTGCACAATTCTTTTAATTGTTAACAGCTCAACCGGGGGTCCAGATTTTATTGGTGTTTATATCGCTAAAACAAAATATAAAGATTTTGGTACGGTTTTAACTATCTGTAATTTAATTTTTTTCATCGTTGGCTATATAATGGGTAGTTATATTCCGGTTTCAGAAAATATTAAATTACACAATATCACCGAATACAATGTTAGCGCATATGATATTAGTTTATTGTTTTCACCAAGTATGCTTGCCGCTATCTCGATGAGCCTGTTATTTAGCGCACTACTTAATAACCTATTTCCTAAATATAGTTTAGTACGCGCTGAAATCTACACAACAAAAGCAAACGAAATACGAAACCATATTATCGAACATCACAAACCTTATACACTAACTATTTACGAAGCAACGGGTGGCTACAACAACCAATCACAAACCGTCATCGTAACAACGTGTATGTATTTAGACACGGATGATTTGTTAGAAATAATTCGTTCGTACGACCCTAATTCCTTCTTTACTATTAGCAAAATTAAAAAAGTTGATGGTTATGTGTATGTCTACAAAGACAACTAG